One genomic region from Ralstonia pickettii DTP0602 encodes:
- a CDS encoding nitrate ABC transporter ATP-binding protein (K02049: ABC.SN.A; NitT/TauT family transport system ATP-binding protein), whose amino-acid sequence MATHNLRVVSDRVAPLLQVDGVSLEYRTPERIVRATHRVSFDVHAGDRFVLLGPSGCGKSTLLKAVAGFVPPCEGEIRLEGRRVQQPGPDRIVVFQEFDQLPPWKTVVQNVMFPLRQARGLSRAEARERAMDSLEKVGLADFADAYPHTLSGGMKQRVAIARALAMRPKVLLMDEPFAALDALTRRRMQEELLALWDDAGFTLLFVTHSIKEALVVGSRILLLSPHPGRVRAELNSQQFTLASQGGTEFQAAAQRIHTLLFGAPAADAQPQRARSAVGR is encoded by the coding sequence ATGGCGACGCACAACCTGCGCGTGGTGTCCGACCGCGTTGCCCCGTTGCTGCAGGTCGATGGGGTGTCACTGGAGTACCGCACGCCCGAGCGCATCGTGCGCGCCACCCATCGCGTCAGCTTCGACGTGCATGCGGGCGACCGCTTCGTGCTGCTGGGGCCGTCCGGCTGCGGCAAGTCCACGCTGCTGAAGGCCGTGGCCGGCTTCGTGCCGCCCTGCGAAGGCGAGATCCGGCTGGAAGGCCGGCGCGTGCAGCAGCCCGGCCCGGACCGCATCGTGGTGTTCCAGGAGTTTGACCAGCTGCCGCCGTGGAAGACCGTGGTGCAGAACGTGATGTTCCCGCTGCGCCAGGCGCGCGGGCTGTCGCGGGCCGAGGCGCGCGAGCGTGCCATGGACAGCCTGGAGAAAGTGGGGCTGGCCGACTTTGCCGATGCCTACCCGCACACGCTGTCGGGCGGCATGAAGCAGCGCGTGGCGATTGCGCGTGCGCTGGCGATGCGCCCCAAGGTGCTGCTGATGGACGAGCCCTTCGCCGCGCTCGACGCACTGACGCGCCGGCGCATGCAGGAAGAGCTGCTGGCGTTGTGGGACGACGCGGGCTTTACGCTGCTGTTCGTCACGCATTCGATCAAAGAGGCGCTGGTGGTGGGCAGCCGCATCCTGCTGTTGTCGCCGCATCCGGGCCGCGTGCGCGCCGAGCTCAACAGCCAGCAGTTCACCCTGGCCAGCCAGGGCGGCACCGAGTTCCAGGCCGCCGCGCAACGCATCCACACCTTGCTGTTCGGCGCCCCCGCCGCCGACGCGCAGCCACAGCGCGCGCGCAGCGCTGTGGGTCGCTGA
- a CDS encoding IclR family transcriptional regulator, which produces MTVPLLSLGAILDDLRSAPRPLTSAEYAYLAHLRQRIVTGDADLWTTLETAGVPCSERRLSPEVVQALTAIGQLPMH; this is translated from the coding sequence ATGACCGTTCCCCTTCTCTCGCTTGGCGCCATCCTGGATGACTTGCGCAGCGCTCCGCGCCCGCTGACTTCCGCCGAGTATGCGTACCTTGCCCACCTGCGGCAACGTATCGTCACGGGCGACGCCGACCTGTGGACCACGCTCGAGACCGCGGGCGTGCCCTGCAGCGAGCGCCGTCTGTCACCCGAGGTGGTGCAGGCGCTGACGGCCATCGGACAGTTGCCGATGCACTGA
- a CDS encoding taurine dioxygenase (K03119: tauD; taurine dioxygenase [EC:1.14.11.17]): MTTATAHASVSRHQSAPPSTTFAEAFEIRPLDAPLGAEVIGLDLSQPLSDADFARIHRAHLDYHVVVFRDQQITPAQQIAFSRRFGPLQIHVLHQFQLPGHPEVLVVSNVVENGKPIGLGDAGHFWHSDLSYKEKPSLGSLLHARELPAEGGDTLFANMHLAWDTLPPALQKAVDGLQAEHTYLARYAELQQRSPWRPNLTPDQIAQVKPVLQPVVRTHPETGRKAIFVSEHFTTRIVGLPEDESRDLLDQLFAHSTRPEHIYRHQWQPHDLVFWDNRSLLHLAAGCPPELRRVMYRTTIEGDVPR, translated from the coding sequence ATGACGACCGCAACTGCCCACGCCAGTGTTTCGCGCCACCAGAGCGCACCGCCTTCCACGACCTTCGCCGAGGCTTTCGAAATCCGCCCGCTCGATGCCCCGCTGGGCGCCGAGGTGATCGGGCTCGACCTGTCGCAACCGCTGTCCGATGCGGACTTCGCCCGCATCCATCGCGCGCACCTGGACTATCACGTGGTGGTGTTCCGCGACCAGCAGATCACGCCCGCGCAGCAGATCGCATTCAGCCGCCGCTTCGGGCCGCTGCAGATCCACGTGCTGCACCAGTTCCAGCTGCCGGGCCACCCGGAAGTGCTGGTGGTGTCCAACGTGGTCGAGAACGGCAAGCCGATCGGGCTGGGCGATGCCGGCCACTTCTGGCATTCGGACCTGTCGTACAAGGAAAAGCCGAGCCTCGGCTCACTGCTGCATGCGCGCGAACTGCCCGCCGAAGGCGGCGATACGCTGTTCGCCAACATGCACCTCGCATGGGACACGCTGCCGCCTGCGCTGCAGAAGGCGGTGGACGGCCTGCAGGCCGAGCACACCTACCTGGCGCGCTATGCCGAGCTGCAGCAGCGCAGCCCGTGGCGGCCGAACCTGACGCCCGACCAGATCGCACAGGTCAAGCCGGTGCTGCAACCGGTGGTCCGCACCCATCCGGAAACAGGCCGCAAGGCGATCTTCGTCAGCGAGCACTTCACCACGCGCATCGTCGGCCTGCCCGAGGATGAAAGCCGCGACCTGCTCGACCAGCTGTTCGCGCACAGCACCAGGCCTGAGCATATCTATCGCCACCAGTGGCAGCCGCACGACCTGGTGTTCTGGGACAACCGCTCGCTGCTGCACCTGGCCGCAGGCTGTCCGCCCGAGCTGCGGCGCGTGATGTACCGCACCACCATCGAAGGCGACGTGCCGCGCTGA
- a CDS encoding methyltransferase yields MTAIHEAAAQGFASQADTYARGRPDYPAEIDIWLRDTLGLRAGRTVLDLGAGTGKFTRRLAGTGATVIAVEPVAQMRAQLASALPAVQALEGSAESIPLPDASVDAVACAQAFHWFANARAMAEIRRVLRPGGRLGLVWNVRDERVDWIARLTAIMTPYEGDAPRFYKGDWKRVFPAAGFGPLALASLPYAHVGPPQQVIVDRVMSVSFIAALPAAEQARVRVRLQALIDGHAALAGRAEVAFPYRTEAYSCERLA; encoded by the coding sequence ATGACCGCCATCCACGAAGCCGCCGCGCAGGGATTCGCCAGCCAGGCCGATACCTACGCGCGCGGACGCCCCGACTATCCCGCTGAAATCGATATCTGGCTGCGCGACACGCTCGGCCTGCGCGCCGGCCGCACCGTGCTCGACCTGGGCGCGGGCACCGGCAAGTTCACGCGCCGGCTGGCCGGGACCGGCGCCACCGTGATCGCGGTGGAACCGGTCGCGCAGATGCGCGCACAACTCGCCAGCGCGCTGCCTGCAGTGCAGGCGCTGGAAGGCAGTGCCGAATCGATCCCGCTGCCCGACGCCAGCGTCGATGCCGTGGCCTGCGCGCAGGCCTTCCACTGGTTTGCCAATGCCAGAGCGATGGCCGAGATCCGCCGCGTGCTGCGCCCCGGCGGCCGGCTCGGGCTGGTGTGGAACGTGCGCGATGAACGCGTGGACTGGATCGCGCGGCTGACGGCGATCATGACGCCGTATGAGGGCGACGCGCCGCGCTTCTACAAGGGCGACTGGAAGCGCGTCTTTCCTGCCGCGGGCTTCGGGCCGCTGGCGTTGGCGAGCCTGCCCTATGCGCATGTCGGCCCGCCGCAGCAGGTAATCGTGGACCGGGTGATGTCGGTCAGCTTCATCGCCGCGCTGCCGGCAGCAGAACAGGCTCGGGTGCGGGTACGGCTGCAGGCGCTCATCGACGGCCATGCGGCACTGGCCGGCCGCGCGGAGGTTGCCTTTCCCTACCGGACTGAAGCGTACAGCTGCGAACGGCTGGCCTGA
- a CDS encoding nitrate ABC transporter substrate-binding protein (K02051: ABC.SN.S; NitT/TauT family transport system substrate-binding protein) has product MFSRFSRKIGLLVLSAGLAVSGAAHAEGKLRIAEQFGVVYLLLNVARDQQLIEKHGKQQGVDIKVEWTQLSGGAAVNDALLSGAIDIAGAGVGPLLTLWDRTHGKQNVRGVASLGNFPYYLVSNNPKVKSIADFTEKDRIALPAVGVSVQSRVLQLAAAKQWGDKEYNRLDKWTVAIPHPDAAAAIIAGGTEITGHFGNPPFQEQELAGNPNARIVLNSYDVLGGPSSSTVLYATEKFRNDNPKTYRAFVDALAEAAVFATANPEAAADIYLRQSKARTDRALLLRVLKNPQVQFRVAPQNTFALAAFMHRVGAIRNQPKSWQDYFFHDPVTAQGS; this is encoded by the coding sequence ATGTTCTCTCGTTTTTCCCGCAAGATCGGCCTGCTCGTACTGAGCGCAGGGCTGGCTGTTTCCGGCGCGGCACATGCCGAAGGCAAGCTGCGCATCGCCGAGCAGTTCGGCGTGGTCTACCTGCTGCTCAATGTGGCACGCGATCAGCAACTGATCGAAAAGCACGGCAAGCAGCAGGGCGTCGACATCAAGGTCGAATGGACGCAGCTGTCCGGCGGTGCCGCGGTCAATGATGCGCTGCTGTCGGGGGCCATCGATATCGCCGGCGCCGGCGTCGGCCCGCTGCTGACGCTGTGGGACCGTACCCACGGCAAGCAGAACGTGCGTGGCGTGGCATCGCTGGGCAACTTCCCGTACTACCTGGTCAGCAACAACCCCAAGGTCAAGTCGATTGCCGACTTCACCGAGAAGGACCGCATTGCGCTGCCGGCAGTGGGCGTGTCGGTGCAGTCGCGCGTGCTGCAGCTCGCCGCCGCCAAGCAATGGGGCGACAAGGAATACAACCGGCTCGACAAGTGGACCGTCGCGATACCCCATCCCGATGCGGCGGCCGCGATCATCGCCGGCGGCACCGAGATCACCGGCCACTTCGGCAACCCGCCGTTCCAGGAGCAGGAACTGGCCGGCAACCCGAACGCGCGCATCGTGCTGAATTCGTATGACGTGCTCGGCGGCCCCAGCTCGTCCACCGTGCTGTACGCGACCGAGAAGTTCCGCAACGACAACCCCAAGACCTATCGTGCCTTCGTCGATGCGCTGGCCGAAGCCGCTGTCTTCGCCACCGCCAATCCGGAAGCTGCGGCGGACATCTACCTGCGCCAGAGCAAGGCCAGGACCGACCGCGCGCTGCTGCTGCGCGTGCTGAAGAACCCGCAGGTGCAGTTCCGCGTGGCGCCGCAGAACACCTTTGCGCTGGCCGCCTTCATGCACCGCGTGGGCGCGATCCGCAACCAGCCCAAGTCCTGGCAGGACTACTTCTTCCATGACCCCGTCACCGCGCAGGGGAGCTGA
- a CDS encoding sulfonate ABC transporter (K15554: ssuC; sulfonate transport system permease protein), with protein MSAADSLSLPAAAAPRAASPRRTPGWQHATRWLLAWPVPLTLLLIWYVAARNAWIPPQVLPAPEDVARTLADLWQSGELQANLAISALRVAGGFAVGLAGGLALGAAMGLSPALRDYVYPTFKAFSQVPVLGWLPLLMLLVGIDEALKVILIAKAAFVPVALNTYKGIGSVPVRYLEVARVLRLTRWQTLSRVVLPAAAAPVWNGVRYGLTHAWLALVVVELLASSEGLGYMIVYGRQLFQLDMVIAAVVVVGVVGFTLDKALALAEGAVLRWRKPGF; from the coding sequence ATGTCCGCCGCCGATTCGCTCTCACTTCCCGCCGCCGCTGCCCCGCGCGCGGCTTCTCCCCGCAGGACACCAGGCTGGCAACACGCCACGCGCTGGCTGCTGGCCTGGCCGGTACCGCTGACGCTGCTGCTGATCTGGTACGTCGCGGCCCGCAATGCATGGATCCCGCCGCAGGTACTGCCCGCGCCCGAAGACGTGGCCCGCACGCTGGCCGACTTGTGGCAAAGCGGCGAGCTGCAGGCCAACCTGGCGATCAGCGCGCTGCGCGTGGCCGGCGGATTTGCCGTGGGCCTGGCCGGTGGGCTGGCGCTGGGCGCGGCGATGGGACTGTCGCCGGCCCTGCGCGACTACGTTTATCCGACCTTCAAGGCCTTCAGCCAGGTGCCGGTGCTGGGCTGGCTGCCGCTGCTGATGCTGCTGGTCGGCATCGATGAAGCGCTCAAGGTGATCCTGATCGCCAAGGCCGCCTTCGTTCCTGTTGCGCTGAACACGTACAAGGGCATCGGCAGCGTTCCCGTGCGCTACCTGGAAGTGGCGCGCGTTCTGCGGCTCACGCGCTGGCAGACGCTGTCGCGCGTGGTGCTGCCCGCGGCGGCCGCGCCGGTGTGGAACGGCGTGCGCTACGGGCTCACGCATGCGTGGCTGGCGCTGGTGGTGGTGGAGTTGCTGGCCTCGTCCGAGGGGCTGGGCTACATGATCGTCTACGGCCGCCAGCTGTTCCAGCTCGATATGGTGATCGCCGCGGTGGTGGTGGTGGGCGTGGTCGGCTTTACGCTCGACAAGGCGCTCGCGCTGGCCGAGGGCGCGGTGCTGCGCTGGCGCAAGCCGGGCTTCTGA
- a CDS encoding nitrate ABC transporter substrate-binding protein (K15553: ssuA; sulfonate transport system substrate-binding protein), with amino-acid sequence MKPQRRPAAHAPHTLNRRDMLRCVAWSGLGLAASLSPLPAFSASASARPDVIHIGVAQPATGTPPSFAGSSLAIAHARGWLEESFKPSGTRVEWFFFKGAGPAVNEALANRQLDFALQGDLPSIVARAAGLKTRLVLATGVRANIYVGVPPDSPLKTVADLRGKRVSLFKGTNMHLPALRLLEANGLTDKDLRLLNLDTAGYLAALSTRDIDAAIGAMDILRLRDKGAVRILYSSKNQSPIYTRQSHVLVTDDFATRYPEATQHLVKAAVETARWASDESHREDVLRTWARAGTPYDHWKEDFDGEPLRVRLNPNFDPFLVSRYKDATEQAYRFRLSRARFDVDQWIDQRFLKAALTELSLQSYWPIYQPNGKILGA; translated from the coding sequence ATGAAGCCCCAGCGTCGCCCCGCTGCCCATGCCCCGCACACGCTGAACCGCCGCGACATGCTGCGCTGTGTGGCCTGGTCCGGGCTCGGCCTGGCCGCGTCGCTGTCGCCGCTGCCCGCATTCAGCGCCAGCGCCTCCGCCCGCCCTGACGTGATCCACATCGGCGTGGCGCAGCCAGCCACCGGCACGCCGCCGAGCTTCGCCGGCAGTTCGCTGGCGATCGCCCATGCGCGCGGCTGGCTGGAGGAATCGTTCAAGCCCAGCGGTACGCGCGTCGAGTGGTTCTTCTTCAAGGGCGCGGGCCCGGCCGTCAACGAGGCGCTGGCCAATCGCCAGCTCGACTTCGCATTGCAGGGCGACCTGCCTTCCATCGTGGCACGTGCCGCAGGCCTGAAGACGCGGCTGGTGCTGGCCACCGGCGTGCGCGCCAATATCTACGTGGGCGTGCCACCCGACTCGCCGCTGAAGACGGTTGCCGACCTGCGCGGCAAGCGCGTGTCGCTGTTCAAAGGCACCAACATGCATCTGCCCGCGCTGCGCCTGCTCGAAGCCAACGGGCTGACCGACAAGGACCTGCGCCTTCTGAACCTCGATACGGCCGGCTACCTCGCCGCATTGTCCACACGCGATATCGACGCAGCCATCGGCGCCATGGACATCCTGCGCCTGCGCGACAAGGGCGCGGTGCGCATCTTGTATTCGAGCAAGAACCAGTCGCCGATCTACACGCGGCAAAGCCATGTGCTGGTGACCGATGACTTCGCCACGCGCTATCCGGAAGCGACACAGCACCTGGTCAAGGCCGCGGTCGAGACCGCGCGCTGGGCCTCCGACGAAAGCCATCGCGAAGACGTGCTGCGCACCTGGGCGCGCGCCGGTACGCCCTACGACCACTGGAAGGAAGACTTCGACGGCGAGCCGCTGCGCGTGCGCCTGAATCCGAACTTCGATCCCTTCCTGGTCAGCCGCTACAAGGATGCCACCGAGCAGGCCTATCGCTTCCGGCTGAGCCGCGCGCGCTTCGACGTCGACCAGTGGATCGACCAGCGCTTCCTGAAGGCCGCGCTCACCGAGCTAAGCCTGCAAAGCTATTGGCCCATCTACCAGCCCAACGGCAAGATCCTCGGAGCCTGA
- a CDS encoding O-acetylhomoserine sulfhydrylase (K07027: K07027), with protein MVAQAISAIRQHARWPMWRRAIGIVFIAAVVALIARKLGTIDWDAVITALRGFDRRTLLPAVGCVALTGLLYSQFDVLGVRYAGHPLPVRRTMAIAYVSYTLSLNLGATLGGAGVRYRLYSRAGLSAPQVWSVFAVAVTSNWLGYALLAGTILAGQLVVLPPEWGIPPVATRLLGALMLAAPAGYMAACAVWHGRHRTVRDHDIYVPSVGFAALQILVSAGNWMAVAGIMHALLHTHADYFTVLGVLLASGLAGVVVRVPGGLGVIETVFFAMLGDQVPHALLVAALIAYRALYYLIPLVVGSVGYFLLEARGKREGGRQETD; from the coding sequence GTGGTCGCGCAAGCCATCTCCGCAATCCGGCAGCATGCGCGCTGGCCGATGTGGCGGCGTGCCATCGGCATCGTGTTCATTGCCGCGGTGGTGGCGCTGATCGCACGCAAGCTTGGGACCATCGACTGGGATGCGGTGATCACCGCGCTGCGCGGCTTCGATCGCCGTACGCTGCTGCCGGCCGTCGGCTGCGTCGCGCTCACCGGGCTGCTGTACAGCCAGTTCGACGTGCTCGGCGTGCGCTATGCCGGACACCCGCTGCCGGTGCGCCGCACGATGGCGATCGCCTATGTCAGCTACACGCTCAGCCTCAACCTCGGGGCGACGCTCGGCGGCGCGGGCGTGCGCTATCGCCTGTATTCGCGCGCGGGACTCAGCGCGCCGCAGGTCTGGAGCGTGTTCGCGGTGGCGGTGACCAGCAACTGGCTCGGCTATGCGCTGCTGGCGGGGACCATATTGGCCGGGCAGTTGGTGGTGCTGCCGCCGGAGTGGGGCATTCCGCCGGTGGCGACGCGCCTGCTGGGTGCGCTGATGCTGGCCGCGCCCGCGGGCTACATGGCCGCCTGTGCGGTATGGCACGGCCGGCATCGCACTGTGCGCGACCATGACATCTATGTGCCGTCGGTCGGCTTTGCCGCGCTGCAGATTCTGGTGTCGGCCGGCAACTGGATGGCCGTGGCCGGAATCATGCATGCGCTGCTGCATACGCATGCGGACTACTTCACGGTGCTCGGGGTGCTGCTGGCCTCCGGCCTCGCGGGCGTCGTGGTCCGCGTGCCGGGCGGCCTTGGCGTGATCGAGACGGTGTTCTTTGCGATGCTGGGGGACCAGGTGCCGCATGCGCTGTTGGTGGCGGCGCTGATTGCGTACCGGGCGTTGTATTACCTGATTCCGCTGGTGGTGGGTTCGGTGGGATATTTCTTGCTGGAGGCGCGGGGGAAGCGGGAGGGTGGCCGACAGGAAACAGACTGA
- a CDS encoding ABC transporter permease (K02050: ABC.SN.P; NitT/TauT family transport system permease protein) — MTQPTVAFADVLRPEYEREPEPFTEAPLARALPWHQQLWQHGWLRKAVILLALALVWEVVARVQDNDLLLPSCLATLRAFADAVASGELPGKAALSISVLLRGYALGIVLAFALTSLAVSTRFGRDVLDTLTAMFNPLPAIALLPLALLWFGLGTKSLVFVLVHSVLWPLALNMYAGFRGVPPTLRMAGRNYGLRGLRYVALVLVPAALPAILSGLKIGWAFAWRTLIAAELVFGASSGQGGLGWFIFQNRNELYTDRVFAGLAAVILIGLLVEGLVFTTLERLTVRRWGMQQ, encoded by the coding sequence ATGACGCAACCGACCGTGGCGTTCGCCGACGTGCTTCGCCCCGAATACGAACGCGAGCCCGAACCCTTTACCGAAGCGCCGCTGGCACGCGCGCTGCCGTGGCACCAACAGCTGTGGCAGCATGGCTGGCTGCGCAAGGCGGTGATCCTGCTGGCGCTCGCGCTGGTGTGGGAAGTGGTGGCGCGCGTGCAGGACAACGACCTGCTGCTGCCCTCGTGCCTGGCCACGCTGCGCGCCTTCGCCGACGCGGTTGCCAGTGGCGAGCTGCCTGGCAAGGCGGCGCTGTCGATCTCCGTGCTGCTGCGCGGCTATGCGCTGGGCATCGTGCTGGCGTTCGCGCTGACTTCGCTGGCGGTGTCCACCCGCTTCGGCCGCGATGTGCTGGACACGCTCACCGCCATGTTCAACCCGCTGCCCGCGATCGCGCTGCTGCCGCTGGCGCTGCTGTGGTTCGGGCTTGGCACCAAGAGCCTGGTGTTCGTGCTGGTCCATTCGGTGCTGTGGCCGCTGGCGCTGAACATGTACGCGGGCTTCCGGGGGGTGCCGCCGACGCTGCGCATGGCCGGGCGCAACTACGGCCTGCGCGGGCTGCGCTATGTCGCGTTGGTGCTGGTGCCGGCGGCGTTGCCGGCGATCCTGTCCGGGCTGAAGATCGGCTGGGCCTTTGCCTGGCGCACACTGATCGCGGCCGAGCTGGTGTTCGGCGCGTCGTCGGGGCAGGGCGGGCTGGGCTGGTTTATCTTCCAGAACCGCAACGAGCTCTACACCGACCGCGTTTTCGCCGGGCTGGCCGCGGTGATCCTGATCGGGCTGCTGGTGGAGGGGCTGGTGTTCACCACGCTCGAACGGCTGACGGTGCGCCGCTGGGGCATGCAGCAGTAG
- a CDS encoding dioxygenase (K03119: tauD; taurine dioxygenase [EC:1.14.11.17]), with translation MTQANTPQDQPVQLDIHPVAGRIGAEVRGVALHGDLHPATFAAIRAALLRHKVLFFRDQVHLDDAAQQRFAGQFGDTVPHPTVPSRDGTQLLELDSEHGGRANSWHTDVTFDLAYPAVSVLRAVTIPAAGGDTVWANTAAAYQDLPEPLRELADKLWALHTNDYDYAASHVNANSASLRRYRELFTSALYETEHPVVRVHPETGERTLVLGHFVKKLLGYSATDSAHLVSVLQGHVHRLENTVRWRWRTGDVAIWDNRATQHYAINDYGDAHRVVRRATVAGDVPVSVDGRRSVAVKAGVRREGSAPANQSADAAQQRAA, from the coding sequence ATGACACAAGCCAATACCCCGCAAGACCAACCGGTCCAGCTCGACATCCACCCGGTCGCCGGCCGCATCGGCGCCGAAGTGCGCGGCGTCGCACTGCACGGCGACCTGCATCCCGCTACCTTCGCGGCGATTCGCGCCGCGCTGCTCAGGCACAAGGTGCTGTTCTTCCGCGACCAGGTGCACCTGGACGATGCGGCGCAGCAGCGCTTTGCCGGCCAGTTCGGCGACACCGTGCCGCACCCGACCGTGCCGTCGCGCGACGGCACGCAGCTTCTCGAACTCGATTCCGAGCACGGCGGGCGCGCCAACTCCTGGCATACGGACGTGACCTTCGACCTGGCCTATCCGGCCGTGTCGGTGCTGCGCGCGGTGACCATCCCCGCCGCCGGCGGCGACACGGTGTGGGCCAACACCGCCGCAGCCTACCAGGACCTGCCTGAGCCGCTGCGCGAGCTCGCGGACAAGCTGTGGGCGCTGCATACCAACGACTACGACTACGCCGCCAGCCACGTCAATGCCAACAGCGCCAGCCTCAGGCGCTACCGTGAACTGTTCACCTCGGCGCTCTACGAGACCGAGCACCCGGTGGTGCGCGTGCATCCCGAAACCGGCGAACGCACGCTGGTGCTGGGACATTTCGTCAAGAAGCTGCTGGGCTACTCCGCGACGGATTCCGCGCACCTGGTGTCGGTGCTGCAAGGCCACGTGCACCGGCTCGAGAACACCGTGCGCTGGCGCTGGCGCACCGGCGACGTTGCCATCTGGGACAACCGCGCCACCCAGCACTACGCCATCAACGACTACGGCGATGCGCACCGCGTGGTGCGCCGTGCGACGGTTGCCGGTGACGTGCCGGTCAGCGTGGACGGCCGCCGCAGCGTGGCGGTCAAGGCGGGCGTGCGCCGCGAGGGCAGCGCGCCGGCCAACCAGTCCGCCGACGCCGCGCAGCAGCGCGCCGCCTGA
- a CDS encoding taurine ABC transporter permease (K15554: ssuC; sulfonate transport system permease protein): protein MTISANSVRRLSVPRALRGWVLPLALLALWWAAVRFNWTTSPLLVPVSSVWDAAVRQVQSGALFVSLSASLWRDLAGFAIGATVGLVFGAALGLSRLFERLAGPSFHTVKQISLFAWIPLISVWFGLGDAAKVVFLSLAAFFPVVLNTFEGIRAVPADLLEVARVLRFTRVQVLWRVVLPSAAPSIFAGIHLGLIYAWLATLGAEYLLVSGKGIGNTMVDGRENFWMDLVIFGVIVVGLVGFTLNWIASRIERRLLAWRGRSVAAG from the coding sequence ATGACGATTTCCGCAAACTCCGTGCGCCGACTCTCTGTGCCCCGCGCCTTGCGCGGCTGGGTCCTGCCGCTCGCGCTGCTCGCGTTGTGGTGGGCCGCCGTGCGCTTCAACTGGACCACCTCGCCGCTGCTGGTGCCGGTCTCCAGCGTCTGGGACGCCGCCGTGCGCCAGGTGCAGAGCGGCGCGCTGTTCGTGTCGCTGTCCGCCAGCCTGTGGCGCGACCTGGCTGGCTTTGCCATCGGCGCCACCGTGGGGCTGGTGTTCGGCGCGGCGCTGGGGCTGTCGCGGCTGTTCGAGCGGCTGGCGGGCCCGAGCTTCCACACCGTCAAGCAGATCTCGCTGTTCGCGTGGATTCCGCTGATCTCGGTCTGGTTCGGGCTGGGCGATGCCGCCAAGGTGGTGTTCCTGTCGCTGGCGGCGTTCTTCCCGGTGGTGCTCAATACCTTCGAAGGCATCCGCGCCGTGCCCGCCGACCTGCTGGAAGTGGCGCGCGTGCTGCGCTTTACCCGTGTGCAGGTGCTGTGGCGCGTGGTGCTGCCATCGGCGGCGCCGTCGATCTTCGCCGGCATCCACCTGGGGCTGATCTATGCATGGCTGGCGACGCTGGGCGCGGAGTACCTGCTGGTCTCGGGCAAGGGCATCGGCAACACCATGGTCGACGGGCGCGAGAACTTCTGGATGGACCTGGTGATCTTCGGCGTGATCGTGGTCGGCCTGGTCGGCTTCACGCTGAACTGGATCGCCAGCCGTATCGAACGACGGTTGCTGGCGTGGCGCGGACGCTCGGTAGCGGCCGGCTGA
- a CDS encoding nitrate ABC transporter ATP-binding protein (K15555: ssuB; sulfonate transport system ATP-binding protein [EC:3.6.3.-]), with product MPHAGTLSIAHLHKQYEVKGRALPVLEDITLTIAPGEFVSIVGASGCGKSTLLRLVVGLEEDYRGEILLDGKRVAGTSLQRGIVFQEHRLFPWLTVEQNIRLALLNLPGSTAEKERSVAEHIALVGLRGFEQAYPHQLSGGMSQRVAIARALVTRPEILLLDEPFGALDAMTRAYLQQELHRIWQAEGITMILVTHDVEEAVFLGGRVVVMEPRPGRIRRIVPVDLPHPRERAGPPFAGVRDAVLREFAGQVPTEQPELAPA from the coding sequence ATGCCACATGCCGGCACGCTCAGCATCGCGCACCTGCACAAGCAATACGAAGTCAAGGGCCGGGCCCTGCCCGTGCTCGAGGACATCACCCTGACCATCGCTCCCGGCGAGTTCGTCAGCATCGTCGGCGCCAGCGGTTGCGGCAAGTCGACCTTGCTGCGGCTGGTGGTGGGGCTGGAGGAAGACTACCGCGGCGAGATCCTGCTCGACGGCAAGCGCGTGGCCGGCACCAGCCTGCAGCGCGGCATCGTGTTCCAGGAGCACCGGCTGTTCCCGTGGCTGACGGTGGAACAGAACATCCGGCTGGCGCTGCTCAACCTGCCGGGCAGCACCGCCGAGAAGGAACGCAGCGTCGCCGAGCATATCGCGCTGGTCGGCCTGCGCGGCTTCGAGCAGGCGTATCCGCACCAGCTCTCCGGTGGCATGTCGCAGCGCGTGGCGATTGCGCGCGCGCTGGTGACGCGCCCGGAAATCCTGCTGCTCGACGAACCCTTCGGCGCGCTCGATGCAATGACCCGCGCCTACCTGCAGCAGGAGCTGCACCGCATCTGGCAGGCCGAAGGCATCACCATGATCCTGGTCACGCACGACGTGGAGGAAGCCGTCTTCCTCGGCGGCCGCGTGGTGGTGATGGAGCCGCGCCCCGGCCGCATCCGCCGCATCGTGCCGGTCGACCTGCCGCATCCGCGCGAGCGCGCGGGGCCGCCCTTCGCCGGCGTGCGCGATGCCGTGCTGCGCGAGTTCGCCGGGCAGGTGCCGACGGAGCAGCCCGAACTCGCACCCGCCTGA